The Streptosporangiales bacterium DNA window GCACGAGGGCCTGCGGCTGGTCTCCGTGGTCACGTCGAACCAGGAGCGGCAGCGGCAGGTCAGGCAGGCGTGCCCCGGTGTGCTGGTGTTCGACCGGGTGGACCAGCTGTGGCAGCGGGCCGCCGACCACGACCTCGTGGTCATCGCGACGCCGACCGAGAGCCACCTGCCGCTGGCCAAGCGCGCGATCGAGGCCGGGCTGGCCGTCGTGGTGGACAAGCCGTTCGCCGTCGACGCGGCGTCGGCGGCGGAGCTGGTCGCCGCGGCGGAGGCGAAGAGCGTGCCGTTGACCGTGTTCCAGAACCGGCGGCTCGACTCCGACCAGCTGACGTTGCGCAGGCTCCTCGCCGAGGGCGCGCTCGGGCAGGTGCTCAGGTACGAGTCGCGGTTCGAGCGCTGGCAGCCGCAGGTGCGCAGCGACCGCTGGCGGGACGTGACCCCGGCCGACCGCGGTGGTGGCGTGCTGCTCGACCTGGGCAGCCACCTGGTCGACCAGGCGCTGCACCTGTTCGGTCCTGCCGAGGTGGTGCACGCCGACGTCAGGAGCGTCCGTGGCGGGGTGTCGGACGACTTCGCGTTCGTCGTGCTGGCGCACGGGAACCAGGAGCAGTCGCACCTCTCCGTCGGCGCGATGTTCGGCGCGCCGGGGCCGCGGCTGCGTGTGGTGGGCACCGCGGCGACCTTCGTCGTATACGACGTGGACAACCAGGAGGAGCAGCTGCGCGCGGGGTTGCGCCCCAGCCATGCGGCGTACGGTATCGAGGACTCGGACGGCTGGGGATGGCTGGCCACCGGCGGCAGTTGGCTGCCGGTCGCGCCTGAACCCGGTGCCTGGCCGCAGTTCTACGCCGACGTCCACCGTGCGTTGACGGAGGGCACCCCGCTGCCCGTCGACCCCCGCGACGCGGTGGAGACGCAGCGGCTGCTCGACGAGGCACGGGCACTCGCCACCGGGAGAGCGGAGGACGCGTGGCGCTCGTAACCGTTGCCGTCACTGCGATCCACGTGTTCGCCGCGGCGGTCTGGTTCGGCGCGATGGCGTACAGCCTGGCGGTGGTGCAGCCGCGGGTGGAGCGGACGCTGGGCGACGACGCGGAGGAGCTGCTCGTCGTCCTCGGTTCAGGGGCGCGGTGGAAGGTGCTCGGCCTGATCGCCGTGCTCGCTGCCTCCGGGGTGGCGCTGGTGTTCCTCACCGCGCAGCGGAGCCCGGTGTGGTGGGTGGCGGTCGCCGTCTCCGGCGTCGCGTTGCTCGCGGCGGCCGGCGTGTTCTGCGTGGTGTCGTGGCGGATGTGGCCGGCGCGGGTGTTCGCCGTACGCGACGAGCTGCCCGTGCACCGCAGACGGTTCCGGCTGGTGGCGTGGACGATGCTGACCCTGACCGGGATCGCGACGTTCGCCGGCGTGGTGGCGCACGTGGTGTCGTAGCCCCATCGCTTGGCCTGTGGACAACCTCTGCGGGCGGGCGGCGGCTCGGGCACGCTGACCCGATGCAGGCAACCAGGTTGGACACCGTGCTCGCCGGCCGGCCGGCGCTGCGGCCCGGCGAGGTCGTGACGGTCGTGGCCGCGGTCGGCGGGGAGCTGGCCGGCATGCACGCCGCGAGGCAGGTGCACGGCGCGGTCGCGCCGGCGGCCATCGTGCTCGATGCGGCCTGCCGTCCCAGGCTGGGTTCGCCCGCCGCTCGCCGCACCGCCTTTGCCTTTGCCGATGGCGATGGCGATGGCGATGCCGATGCCGACGTACGGGCGTTGGCGCGGCTCGGGCTCGAGCTGCTGGGGCCTTATCCACCGCAGCGGCTCGTCGAGGTGCTGCAGGAGGCTCACGCAGGTGGGGTGGACGCGAAGGCGTTGGTGGTCAAGGTGCTGACCGCGTGCCGGCCGGAGCCGGTGCGGGTGGGTAGCGCGGTCGGTGGCGGGGAGCTCGCGCCGGCACCGGCGCCCGGTGGTGTCGTGCCGCGTCCGGTACGTGCGCCGGCCTGGCACCGGGTGGTGCTGGGCCGCCGCGGTCTCGGGGCGGTGGTGGTCGTGCTCGTGGTCGCCGTCGTCGTGGTGCTCGGCTGGGTGGACGCGGGGCGGTCGGGCCCGGTGGCCGACCGGCCGCCGTCGCCGGTGCCTTCGGCCCACGGCGACGTGCCGCCGCGCTGGCACGACACGCTGACCGGCCTGGACCGCCGCCGTGCCGTGGCGTTCGCGACCGCGGACGCCGCCGCGCTGCGCACGGTCTACGTCCCGGGATCGGCCGCGCTGGCCGCGGACCTGCACGTGCTGCGCTCGTACCGGCGGCTGGGCGTGCGGGTACAGGGCCTGCGGTTGCGCATCGGCGAGGTCCGTACCGTCACGGCGTCGACATCGCATGCGGTGCTCACGGTCACCGACCAGCTGCGCCCATACCGGGTCGTAGACCGCGACGGCGGCGTACGCCACCAGCCCGGCCGCGGTGACCGTACCTGGCAGGTAACCCTGGACCGCGTCGCCGACCAATGGCGCATCGCGTCGATCCGGCGGCACCGGTGACTGTGGTGGCGGGCTGGTCGCGGTGACCGTACTCGGCGGGTGAGCCTGGACCGGATCGATGGTGGGTGGTGCATCGCGTGGATCTGGCGGCATCGGTGACTGTGGTGGCGGACAATGGGGGCATGACGAGTGACCGGTTGCGGCTGTGCCGCGTGCGGCAACGGTTCTCCGCGCCCGCGGTCGTGGATCTCATCGAGACGGTGCGCAAGCAGGTCGACCAGGTGGTGAGTGGTGCCGGGCTGGCGCCGGGGTCGCGGGTCGCGGTCACCGCGGGTAGCAGGGGCGTCGTGCGGGCGCCTGAGATCTACCGCGCCGTTGTGGGGGCGTTGCGGGACGCCGGGCATGAGCCGTTCCTGTTCACGGCGATGGGGAGTCACGGGGGTGGCACCGCCGACGGCCAGCGTGCGTTGCTCGACAGCCTCGGGGTCACCGCGGAGGCGGTCGGGGCCGAGGTGGTGTGCTCCGACGACGTCACGGTGCTGGGCCGTACGGTCACGCCGATCGCCGGTCTGCCGGTGTTGGTGGCCAGCGAGGCGGCGGCAGCCGACGCCGTGCTCGTGGTGAACCGGGTGAAGCCGCACACCTCGTTCCACGGCAGCCACGAGAGCGGTCTGTTGAAGATGCTGGCCGTCGGCATGGGGCGGGCGCGCGGCGCGACCATGGTGCACCGGCTGGGCTGGCAGTCGATGGAGCAGGCCATCGAGTCGATCGCCGCCGTGGTGCTCGACCGGCTGCCGGTGCTCGGCGGGCTGGCCGTGCTGGAGAACGCCAACGAGCAGCCGGCGCAGGTCGAGGCGATGCCGGCCGCCGAGATCGCGGA harbors:
- a CDS encoding oxidoreductase, which encodes MDEIRVAVVGYGLAGRVFHAPLIQAHEGLRLVSVVTSNQERQRQVRQACPGVLVFDRVDQLWQRAADHDLVVIATPTESHLPLAKRAIEAGLAVVVDKPFAVDAASAAELVAAAEAKSVPLTVFQNRRLDSDQLTLRRLLAEGALGQVLRYESRFERWQPQVRSDRWRDVTPADRGGGVLLDLGSHLVDQALHLFGPAEVVHADVRSVRGGVSDDFAFVVLAHGNQEQSHLSVGAMFGAPGPRLRVVGTAATFVVYDVDNQEEQLRAGLRPSHAAYGIEDSDGWGWLATGGSWLPVAPEPGAWPQFYADVHRALTEGTPLPVDPRDAVETQRLLDEARALATGRAEDAWRS
- a CDS encoding DUF362 domain-containing protein, with product MTSDRLRLCRVRQRFSAPAVVDLIETVRKQVDQVVSGAGLAPGSRVAVTAGSRGVVRAPEIYRAVVGALRDAGHEPFLFTAMGSHGGGTADGQRALLDSLGVTAEAVGAEVVCSDDVTVLGRTVTPIAGLPVLVASEAAAADAVLVVNRVKPHTSFHGSHESGLLKMLAVGMGRARGATMVHRLGWQSMEQAIESIAAVVLDRLPVLGGLAVLENANEQPAQVEAMPAAEIAERETALLETARALMPYLPVDRLDLCVVREMGKNISGTGMDTNVIGRLRIEGLPEPPRPSIQYLAVLDLTEESHGNATGVGLADFTTQRLADRIDRAATYLNCLTSGSPIRGAVPMTLPDDRAVFDAVWQAMKPQRFADVRAAVIADTLHLGELWLSERSAAECGTDVEVLGDPTDLTFDGAGSLVLPTAQ